In one Moritella sp. 5 genomic region, the following are encoded:
- the tssJ gene encoding type VI secretion system lipoprotein TssJ: protein MKLLNLKSNRFNRIVFMCMAMLAVSSLAGCSMMNFVITPSTTLNFVASRSLNPDIETRPSPVVVKIFQLASRGSIETADFFSLYSDYEEILGPELLEKEELVFNPGQQLKYERELNKNTRFIAVLVAYQDIENSRWRDVIAVDPKAYDDFNVYLEKLSVFIRD, encoded by the coding sequence ATGAAATTATTAAACTTAAAAAGTAATCGCTTTAATCGCATCGTTTTTATGTGCATGGCAATGCTAGCGGTAAGTAGTCTGGCAGGGTGTTCGATGATGAACTTTGTAATAACGCCATCTACAACATTAAATTTTGTTGCATCTAGAAGTTTAAACCCCGACATTGAAACGCGCCCATCACCAGTCGTTGTTAAAATATTTCAGCTAGCAAGTCGTGGGTCGATTGAAACAGCCGACTTCTTCAGTTTGTATTCAGACTACGAAGAGATTCTTGGACCAGAACTGCTTGAAAAGGAAGAGTTAGTATTCAACCCTGGCCAACAGCTAAAATATGAACGCGAATTAAACAAAAACACACGATTTATAGCAGTACTCGTTGCTTATCAAGATATTGAAAACTCACGTTGGAGAGATGTAATAGCCGTTGATCCTAAAGCGTACGACGATTTCAATGTGTATTTAGAAAAACTAAGTGTGTTTATTCGTGATTAA
- the tssL gene encoding type VI secretion system protein TssL, long form — MSEKTIFKPRPGGRSQPEPTPSSTVANAVPKPGLAADDNNTLFVQPQHKAFNQTILTIGANPLIEHAGIILSLINQLRVNNEYEKVDVLHGQCIDIVDKYERQLHALKYENKLSGKTETTDNKLIDAAKFCVCAFIDETVMTMPWGRNSAWAQNSLQSHFYHETFGGEHFYQLLDESVANMVEMVFVVELQYLCLSLGYQGKYRVTKNAEQLIESLRDNLGLALKNHHGRREKRLSDNLQVAQVGSVKAKFELPIWVTASIAAALLAASFIGLRFNVNENADLVYQQVLNLVDRKPEATSAVRASSLALKLEQLLQTEIGRNIVVVQELSDRISIRLISADLFASGSDKISPAYQPIIRKIARALESTQGQILITGHTDKQQIISSRYPSNWHLSLARATSIADVLAKDTRLSGRLLPEGRGSSEPLVTGSTISHEQHAQNRRVEIDILR, encoded by the coding sequence ATGAGTGAAAAAACAATATTTAAACCTAGACCTGGAGGTCGGAGTCAACCCGAACCAACACCGTCTAGTACTGTCGCCAACGCTGTACCCAAGCCAGGCCTTGCAGCAGATGACAATAATACCTTATTTGTACAGCCACAGCATAAAGCATTTAATCAGACAATTTTAACCATTGGGGCGAATCCTCTGATTGAACACGCAGGGATAATCCTATCCTTGATTAACCAGCTTAGGGTTAATAATGAATACGAAAAAGTGGATGTATTACATGGCCAGTGCATCGATATAGTGGATAAATACGAACGCCAATTACACGCATTAAAATATGAAAACAAGTTAAGTGGAAAAACAGAAACAACGGATAATAAACTCATTGATGCCGCTAAATTTTGTGTTTGTGCATTTATTGATGAAACTGTAATGACAATGCCTTGGGGGCGTAATAGTGCTTGGGCGCAAAACTCACTGCAAAGTCATTTTTATCATGAAACATTTGGTGGCGAGCATTTCTATCAGTTATTGGACGAGTCAGTCGCGAATATGGTCGAAATGGTATTTGTCGTTGAATTACAATATTTATGTTTGTCACTTGGTTATCAAGGTAAATACCGTGTAACTAAAAACGCAGAACAATTAATTGAATCGTTACGCGATAACTTAGGACTTGCTTTAAAAAATCATCATGGACGCAGAGAAAAGCGTTTATCTGACAACTTACAAGTGGCGCAAGTGGGTAGTGTCAAAGCCAAGTTCGAATTACCTATCTGGGTTACAGCATCAATTGCAGCTGCATTACTTGCTGCGAGTTTTATAGGCTTACGTTTTAATGTTAATGAAAATGCCGATTTAGTTTACCAGCAAGTACTGAACCTTGTTGACCGTAAGCCGGAAGCCACCTCAGCGGTCAGAGCCAGTTCATTAGCATTAAAGTTAGAACAATTATTGCAAACAGAAATTGGCCGGAACATTGTCGTTGTTCAAGAGCTGTCTGATCGTATAAGCATCCGCTTAATTAGCGCTGATTTATTTGCCAGTGGTAGCGATAAAATTAGTCCTGCATACCAACCTATCATCCGTAAAATTGCACGTGCACTCGAATCAACGCAAGGGCAAATCTTAATTACTGGGCATACGGATAAACAACAAATTATTTCGAGCCGATACCCTTCAAACTGGCATTTATCACTTGCTCGTGCGACAAGCATTGCAGATGTACTAGCCAAAGACACTCGTTTAAGTGGCAGGTTATTACCTGAAGGTCGGGGGTCATCAGAGCCATTAGTTACTGGTTCTACGATCAGTCATGAGCAGCACGCGCAAAATCGTCGTGTCGAAATCGATATTTTGAGGTAA
- the tssK gene encoding type VI secretion system baseplate subunit TssK has translation MSDFSKVAWSEGMFLRPQHFQQQDRHHGYVQRRLLQALGSHQWGVIELCTDDDLLTLGRFSLTDFEGIFNDGTHIKMPSQARLPPPLLIPLGTIDCNIVLALPIEKSTGLNITNSEHDDVIVRYLNVYKDVIDTSLESLPVESIAMAKLSVEFKLATQDLTGYVTIPIARVINVSDTGDIKLDKKFIPPCMSIKSVAHLVDYINEVTGMVVQRAEAIAARLTKGQGQGQASTVADYMMLQLLNRIEPLLMHNLQQRTLHPERLFELFISISGELSTFYGETKRAAKMPLYKHDNLAATFGSCMSLLTQTLSVVVDHTAVGLALIEKQFGIYVAQLADKSVLENSILVLAVKANMSVQEVTKNLPGQIKIGPVELIRDLVNVQLPGISVTSLPVAPRQIPYHAGSVYFQLDSSSEYWHKLKSSGGVAIHLSGQFPGLAMELWSIKQ, from the coding sequence ATGAGTGACTTCAGTAAAGTTGCATGGAGTGAGGGAATGTTTCTTCGCCCCCAGCATTTTCAGCAGCAAGACCGACATCATGGTTATGTACAAAGGCGTTTATTGCAAGCTTTAGGATCTCACCAGTGGGGGGTTATTGAACTTTGTACTGACGATGATTTATTAACACTAGGGCGATTCTCGTTAACGGATTTTGAAGGCATTTTTAATGATGGTACACACATTAAGATGCCATCACAGGCAAGATTACCACCGCCGTTGCTTATACCTCTAGGGACGATTGACTGTAATATTGTTTTGGCATTACCTATAGAGAAAAGTACCGGTCTTAATATCACAAACAGTGAACATGATGACGTTATAGTACGCTATTTAAATGTTTATAAAGATGTGATTGATACATCACTCGAGAGTTTACCCGTTGAATCAATTGCGATGGCTAAACTAAGTGTAGAATTTAAACTCGCAACTCAAGATCTCACGGGTTATGTAACGATACCGATTGCGCGTGTGATTAATGTAAGCGATACAGGTGATATCAAGCTTGATAAAAAGTTTATTCCACCTTGTATGAGTATTAAATCTGTTGCCCATCTCGTTGACTATATCAATGAAGTAACCGGTATGGTCGTCCAGCGCGCAGAAGCCATTGCCGCACGTTTAACAAAAGGCCAGGGGCAGGGTCAAGCATCTACAGTTGCAGACTATATGATGCTGCAACTTTTAAATCGAATCGAGCCCTTATTAATGCACAATTTACAGCAGCGTACATTACATCCTGAGCGATTATTTGAACTGTTTATTTCGATTTCGGGTGAGTTATCGACCTTTTACGGTGAAACAAAAAGAGCAGCTAAAATGCCTTTATATAAGCATGATAACTTAGCAGCAACCTTCGGTAGTTGTATGTCGTTATTGACTCAAACCTTGAGTGTTGTGGTCGATCATACTGCGGTAGGATTAGCGCTTATTGAGAAGCAATTTGGAATTTATGTCGCACAACTTGCAGATAAAAGTGTGCTGGAAAATAGTATTTTAGTCTTGGCTGTAAAAGCAAATATGTCGGTACAAGAGGTAACAAAAAACCTACCGGGTCAAATAAAAATTGGCCCGGTCGAACTGATTCGGGATCTGGTTAATGTACAACTTCCAGGAATTAGCGTTACATCCTTACCTGTTGCCCCAAGGCAAATTCCTTATCATGCAGGGAGTGTTTATTTCCAATTAGATAGTAGTAGTGAATATTGGCATAAATTAAAAAGTAGTGGTGGTGTTGCTATCCATTTATCTGGACAGTTTCCAGGGCTCGCAATGGAATTGTGGTCAATAAAACAATAA